Proteins found in one Exiguobacterium sp. 9-2 genomic segment:
- a CDS encoding response regulator transcription factor, with protein sequence MTKILVAEDEHAIRSFIVINLKRAGYDVIEAENGKEALAQFDQQTFDILLLDIMMPEVDGFAVCEQARAKDEVVGIIMLTARTREEDKVMGLSVGADDYIAKPFSPAELLARIQSLLRRVETLRRRKQPRELVSGPFRIDLGAKRVQKDGIDVEVTPTEYDLLCHFIKNEDQVMSRDELLDAVWGENYFGDRKTVDVNIRRLRQKIEENPAEPKFIETLWGHGYKWRNEE encoded by the coding sequence ATGACCAAAATACTAGTAGCCGAGGATGAACACGCGATTCGCAGTTTCATCGTCATCAATTTGAAACGGGCAGGCTATGACGTCATTGAAGCGGAAAACGGAAAAGAGGCACTCGCGCAATTTGATCAACAAACCTTTGATATTCTGTTACTGGATATCATGATGCCGGAAGTCGATGGTTTCGCTGTCTGTGAACAGGCGCGGGCGAAGGATGAAGTGGTCGGGATCATCATGCTGACGGCACGGACGCGAGAAGAAGATAAAGTCATGGGACTAAGCGTAGGGGCGGATGACTACATCGCGAAGCCGTTCAGTCCAGCAGAATTACTCGCACGTATCCAGTCGCTGTTACGACGGGTAGAGACATTACGCCGCAGAAAACAGCCGCGTGAACTTGTTTCTGGACCGTTCCGAATTGATTTAGGAGCGAAGCGTGTCCAAAAAGACGGCATTGACGTCGAAGTGACGCCGACTGAATATGATTTACTTTGTCATTTCATTAAAAATGAGGATCAAGTCATGTCGCGAGATGAACTACTCGATGCGGTATGGGGCGAGAACTATTTCGGCGATCGAAAGACAGTCGATGTCAACATTCGCCGTCTTCGTCAAAAAATCGAAGAAAATCCAGCGGAACCGAAGTTTATCGAGACACTGTGGGGACATGGATACAAGTGGCGTAACGAAGAATGA
- a CDS encoding sensor histidine kinase has product MTIITVTVLLVIGILSFVTYNYYYVTVTDVLKRHANASAVLFANSGLAYDYTDSEATIHDVLDSYAYPDAEIEVLDATGIPRYSSTGFISQRKLTREAVNQVRAGQTVTKRYDDEATGEHLLEVTEPVVSFGQTTGALRYTTSLERIDRRVIEICLAIVLLGTVVWGLAFIYSSRLVSSIVRPIQEVIGASDQIAKQHYDVKVNEEYSFELGELARTINYMGQQIKQQETLKDEFISGISHELRTPLTSIKGWSETLLVEQDQLPEEASLGMGIIHSETERLISLVEQLLDFSKLETSRLVLYRQEVNLTEIIETVAAQLRQKLEEKNVQIVQKLPAQVIGLYDENRLKQVFLNLLDNAIRFSPIGGAITVRLVRSERVLFLSFSDEGPGIPKEHLRHVTEKFYQVQKGKGGTGLGLSICRELVEAHEGKLFIDNQPEGGVIATILLPVTKA; this is encoded by the coding sequence ATGACGATCATCACGGTGACGGTCCTACTTGTCATCGGGATTCTCTCGTTCGTGACCTATAACTATTATTACGTGACGGTGACGGATGTCTTGAAACGTCATGCGAATGCGAGTGCGGTGTTGTTTGCAAATAGCGGTCTCGCTTATGATTACACGGATTCCGAAGCGACGATTCATGATGTACTCGATTCTTATGCCTATCCAGATGCAGAAATCGAAGTGTTGGATGCGACAGGCATTCCGCGTTATTCCTCGACAGGGTTCATTTCGCAACGTAAATTGACGCGAGAAGCAGTCAATCAAGTAAGAGCGGGTCAAACCGTCACGAAACGATATGACGATGAGGCGACGGGAGAGCATTTGCTGGAAGTGACGGAACCTGTCGTGTCATTCGGTCAGACGACGGGAGCGCTCCGTTATACGACATCGCTTGAACGAATCGACCGACGTGTGATTGAAATTTGTTTAGCGATCGTCCTCTTGGGTACAGTAGTTTGGGGACTTGCCTTCATTTATTCCTCACGTCTGGTGTCTTCGATCGTTCGACCTATTCAAGAGGTAATCGGTGCGTCGGACCAAATCGCGAAACAACATTACGACGTTAAGGTGAACGAGGAGTATTCGTTCGAACTTGGAGAACTAGCACGGACGATCAATTATATGGGGCAACAGATCAAACAACAGGAAACATTGAAAGATGAATTCATTTCGGGTATCTCCCATGAGTTACGGACACCGTTGACATCGATCAAAGGCTGGAGTGAGACGTTACTCGTCGAACAGGATCAGTTGCCGGAAGAGGCGTCGCTTGGGATGGGCATCATTCATTCAGAGACGGAGCGTTTAATTTCGCTCGTTGAACAGTTACTCGATTTCTCAAAACTCGAGACGAGTCGTCTCGTCCTATACCGTCAGGAAGTCAACTTAACGGAAATCATCGAGACCGTCGCAGCGCAACTACGTCAAAAGCTGGAAGAGAAAAATGTTCAGATTGTGCAAAAGTTACCGGCGCAAGTCATTGGTCTATACGACGAAAACCGATTGAAACAAGTCTTCTTGAACCTCCTTGATAATGCAATCCGTTTTTCACCAATTGGAGGAGCGATTACGGTTCGACTCGTTCGTTCCGAGCGTGTGTTATTCCTTTCTTTCAGTGACGAAGGACCTGGTATTCCGAAAGAACACCTACGTCATGTCACGGAAAAGTTTTATCAAGTGCAAAAAGGAAAGGGCGGAACGGGACTCGGGCTATCGATTTGTCGAGAGCTTGTTGAAGCACATGAAGGCAAGCTATTCATCGACAATCAGCCAGAAGGCGGCGTCATCGCGACGATTCTGCTCCCTGTCACGAAAGCGTAA
- a CDS encoding DUF1499 domain-containing protein → MALGVSNGTLQPLSGKPNAVSTQTDLQDMKMRPLPFKGTLADSKFHLLRILQSLDRVKIVKEEGTYIHAIFTSKVFRFKDDVEFYFDEAAQVIHFRSASRVGYSDWGVNRKRMEDITRRYEEGLR, encoded by the coding sequence ATGGCACTTGGTGTTTCAAATGGTACGCTTCAACCGCTCTCCGGAAAACCGAATGCGGTATCTACTCAAACCGATCTACAGGATATGAAAATGCGTCCGCTCCCGTTCAAAGGAACGCTTGCGGATTCGAAGTTCCACCTCTTACGTATTCTACAAAGCCTCGACCGAGTAAAAATCGTTAAGGAGGAAGGAACATACATCCATGCCATCTTTACGAGTAAAGTCTTTCGCTTCAAGGATGACGTCGAATTTTACTTCGATGAAGCCGCACAAGTGATTCATTTCCGTTCGGCATCACGCGTCGGATACTCTGACTGGGGCGTCAACCGTAAACGGATGGAAGACATCACACGTCGGTATGAGGAGGGTTTGCGATGA
- a CDS encoding Cof-type HAD-IIB family hydrolase, with translation MTYKMIVLDLDDTLLTSDHTISPRTKEALLAAQRRGKKVVLASGRPTYAMLDLAEELELARYGSYILSFNGASIIDCKTNESLFLSTLSPETVHRLYDVSKREDVYIHTYVGHEILTEQPNEYTTLEGQLTGMDVIPVADFKTAIQTPVVKCLMMAEETHLARVEQTLQQELAGELAVARSKPFFLEFTEDGVTKGTSLALLSEKLGIAQEEVIACGDGNNDLSMIEWAGLGVAMANAADTVKEKAQYMTASNDEDGVALVVEKFMMDEEPTISSH, from the coding sequence ATGACGTACAAAATGATTGTTCTCGATTTAGATGATACCTTGTTGACAAGTGATCATACGATTTCACCACGTACGAAAGAAGCCTTACTTGCTGCGCAACGTCGTGGGAAGAAAGTCGTTCTTGCAAGCGGTCGTCCGACATATGCGATGCTTGATCTTGCAGAAGAACTAGAACTCGCACGATACGGAAGCTACATCCTGAGCTTCAACGGAGCTTCGATCATCGATTGCAAAACGAACGAATCACTTTTCCTCAGTACCCTCTCTCCGGAGACGGTCCATCGTCTTTATGATGTAAGTAAACGGGAGGATGTCTACATTCACACGTATGTCGGACATGAGATTCTGACAGAACAACCGAACGAGTATACGACACTCGAAGGACAATTGACTGGTATGGACGTCATTCCCGTCGCTGATTTTAAAACAGCGATTCAAACACCTGTCGTCAAGTGTTTAATGATGGCAGAAGAGACACACCTCGCGCGGGTCGAGCAGACGCTTCAACAAGAGCTTGCAGGGGAACTCGCGGTTGCTCGCTCAAAGCCATTTTTCCTTGAATTCACGGAAGACGGTGTCACAAAAGGCACAAGCCTTGCCTTACTGTCTGAGAAGCTTGGTATCGCTCAGGAAGAAGTCATTGCTTGTGGAGACGGCAACAACGATCTATCGATGATCGAATGGGCAGGTCTTGGCGTCGCGATGGCGAATGCAGCCGATACCGTTAAAGAAAAAGCCCAGTATATGACCGCTTCGA